The genomic region ATGCTGATAAAGATTTGCTAAATGAATTTCATCAATGGGAAGTAGACATGGCAAAATATTTCTGTGATGACAAAGGAGCATTTTTAAGCATTATTGGTTCAGATCCAGATATTTTAAAAACAATAGATCCACAAAAAATAGGGCAATATTCTAAAACAAGGCAAACAGCAATGAAAGAAGTATCAAAAGTTATAATGGCAGATAAAGTTTCATGGTCAGTGGGAGCTGTACCTTCTGAAAAATGGGCTAAAAAAGTTTTCCCAAAATCTGAAAAACCTATAGAAGATTTATGGAATGCAATTTTAAAAACTGTTAGGGTAAACGAAAAAGACGACCCCGTAGAACTTTGGAATAAACATTTAAATAATCTTAAAACAAAGACTGAATATTTAAATAACAAACAATATGATTACTTAAGGTACGAAGGTCCTGGAACAGACTTAATGGTTGGGCTTCCAGAAAATCATAAATGGCTTGGTGGTGCCCAAAAAAATGAAGATGGTACGGTATTTTTACCTAACATTCCAACAGAAGAGGTATTTACCGCTCCACATAAAGATAAAGTAAATGGATATGTTAAAAATAGCAAACCATTAGTGTATGGTGGAAATATAATAGATGGTTTCACAATGGAATTTAAAGATGGAAAAATCATAAAAGTTACTGCTGAAAAAGGAGAAGATGTTTTAAAACAAGCTATTTCTCTCGACGAGGGAGCAAGCTACCTTGGAGAAGTTGCATTGGTTCCTGTCGACTCACCTATTTATCAATTAAATGTTGTATTTTACAATACATTATTTGATGAAAATGCAGCTTCTCATTTTGCATTCGGAAGAGCTTATTCTACATGTGTTGAAAATGGGGAAAATATGAATGAACAAGAACTAAAAGAAGTTGGATTAAATAATAGTATTACACATGTTGACTTCATGATAGGTAATGAAGAAATGAATGTATATGGTATTAAAAATGGTAAAGAAGAATTAATAATGAAAAATGGAAGATGGGTTATATAATAAATAGCAGGCTTTAATGCCTGCTATTTTAATAATTTTTCATTTCTTTTAATACTTCCAATAAAAATTCCCATGTTCTTCTCACAGAAGATATACTCATTTTTTCTTGTGGTGTATGAACATCATATAGATTAGGGCCAAAGGAAATCATATCTACATCCTTCATTTTTCCAGAAAGAATTCCACATTCCAAACCTGCATGTATTGCTGCTATTTCTGGATCTTTTCCATACATGTTTTTATATACCTTTTTCATTAACTCTCTTATTTTTGAATCTGGTTTATATTCCCATGCTGGATATGGTGCATTTGTAGTTATTGAAGCTCCATTTAATTTAGCTATAATTTCTGATTTGTTATGTATAAAGTCTCTTAATGTTTCTACAGAACTTCTTGTTGCTGATGTGAATTCAATTCTATTTTCATATGTCTTTACAACACCTAAATTGCTTGAACTTTCAACAAGCCCTTCAATAGCCTTACTCATTGTTTGAACACCATCATGAACTAACATTAAAATGTTTACTGCTTTTTCAAATGAGTAATTACTTAAAACCTTTGATGGTTTTTCTATTTCTTCTAGATCTACCTTTACATTAGGATCTGAAATGCTTAACTCATTGCTAAATGTTCTTTGCCAATATTCAACTATTTCTTTTGTTTTTCTAATATCATTTACTACAATTTCAGCTTCTGCTTCTCTTGGAATAGCATTACTTTTATCTCCTCCATTTATTGTTGCACATTCCAAATCTGTTTTTTTCATTAAATCATATAATACTCTTCCC from Marinitoga aeolica harbors:
- a CDS encoding aminopeptidase, whose amino-acid sequence is MMEKLLEKYAELLVKVGINVQKGQRVFLRSTIDAVDFTRKVAEKAYEAGAKEVYTVYNDEYMLFLKLKYADKDLLNEFHQWEVDMAKYFCDDKGAFLSIIGSDPDILKTIDPQKIGQYSKTRQTAMKEVSKVIMADKVSWSVGAVPSEKWAKKVFPKSEKPIEDLWNAILKTVRVNEKDDPVELWNKHLNNLKTKTEYLNNKQYDYLRYEGPGTDLMVGLPENHKWLGGAQKNEDGTVFLPNIPTEEVFTAPHKDKVNGYVKNSKPLVYGGNIIDGFTMEFKDGKIIKVTAEKGEDVLKQAISLDEGASYLGEVALVPVDSPIYQLNVVFYNTLFDENAASHFAFGRAYSTCVENGENMNEQELKEVGLNNSITHVDFMIGNEEMNVYGIKNGKEELIMKNGRWVI
- a CDS encoding aminoacyl-histidine dipeptidase; translation: MRVLEGLEPEKVFYFFEEISKIPRCSGNEKAISDYLVNFAKERNLEYIQDKALNVIIKKPATKGYENIPGVIIQGHIDMVCEKTSDSTHDFSKDPIKLQIEGDYIKATNTTLGADNGIAVAYALALLDSNDIEHPAIEALFTTEEETGMTGANELDPKLLNGKVLLNIDSEEEGIFYVSCAGGLRDIITLPIEYVESKNKYGLKLKISGLQGGHSGMEIIKQRGNANKLLGRVLYDLMKKTDLECATINGGDKSNAIPREAEAEIVVNDIRKTKEIVEYWQRTFSNELSISDPNVKVDLEEIEKPSKVLSNYSFEKAVNILMLVHDGVQTMSKAIEGLVESSSNLGVVKTYENRIEFTSATRSSVETLRDFIHNKSEIIAKLNGASITTNAPYPAWEYKPDSKIRELMKKVYKNMYGKDPEIAAIHAGLECGILSGKMKDVDMISFGPNLYDVHTPQEKMSISSVRRTWEFLLEVLKEMKNY